The candidate division KSB1 bacterium genome includes a region encoding these proteins:
- a CDS encoding STAS domain-containing protein, which yields MKLTDRMIGDVAVLDLSGKLLGGPPASEEIKDKIYALLDQSITKVVINLADVSRMNSSGLGVLISALTSLRNKDGNLKLAGINELMEGVLVMTKLNTIFETHSTAEEAAKTF from the coding sequence ATGAAGCTTACCGATAGAATGATTGGAGATGTTGCCGTTTTAGATTTAAGTGGGAAACTTCTGGGCGGTCCGCCGGCATCGGAAGAAATTAAGGATAAAATCTATGCTTTGCTCGACCAGAGTATAACCAAAGTGGTGATAAACCTTGCGGATGTAAGCCGGATGAATAGTTCAGGTTTGGGTGTACTTATTTCGGCTCTGACATCGTTGAGAAATAAAGACGGGAATCTCAAGCTTGCAGGCATTAATGAGTTGATGGAAGGGGTCCTGGTCATGACGAAGTTGAATACCATCTTTGAAACTCATTCTACTGCGGAAGAGGCGGCAAAAACTTTCTAA